A single region of the Sphingobium sp. EP60837 genome encodes:
- the coxB gene encoding cytochrome c oxidase subunit II — protein MKMVKSLVLAGLLAFAPAAALNSQALAQDNAAVAASAADNAAAPADSSANAAAPVAQAAPAAKVAAPPRMKPTEGIGMPRPGEITLQEQFSPTGHTARWLHDVLLLPLITIISVFVLLLMLYVMVRFRRSANPVPSKTSHNTLIEVIWTVVPVVILLVIAVPSIGLLADQYKPAPKDALTVKVTGYQWYWGYEYPDNGIPEYVSNMLPRDKAEANGEPYLLAPDNRIVLPVGRPIKLIITGADVIHAFAVPSLWLKMDAVPGRLNEKTVTIEKPGVYYGQCSELCGARHGFMPIAVEALPPAQFDQWVLSQGGKLQGAAAAATAAAAAPAAAPAEKL, from the coding sequence ATGAAAATGGTGAAATCGCTCGTTCTCGCCGGGTTGCTGGCCTTCGCGCCGGCCGCGGCGTTGAACAGTCAGGCGTTGGCGCAGGACAATGCTGCTGTCGCAGCCTCCGCTGCTGACAATGCGGCCGCGCCGGCCGACTCGAGCGCCAATGCGGCGGCTCCGGTTGCGCAAGCTGCTCCGGCAGCCAAGGTCGCCGCGCCGCCCCGGATGAAGCCGACCGAAGGTATCGGCATGCCGCGTCCGGGCGAAATCACCCTGCAGGAGCAGTTCAGCCCCACCGGCCACACGGCCCGTTGGCTGCACGACGTGCTGTTGCTGCCGCTCATCACTATCATCTCGGTCTTCGTTCTGCTCCTGATGCTCTATGTGATGGTGCGTTTTCGCCGCAGCGCCAATCCGGTGCCGTCGAAGACCTCGCACAACACGCTCATCGAAGTGATCTGGACGGTGGTGCCGGTGGTCATTCTGCTGGTCATCGCGGTGCCCTCGATCGGCCTGCTGGCGGACCAGTATAAACCCGCGCCCAAGGATGCGCTGACCGTCAAGGTGACCGGCTATCAGTGGTATTGGGGCTATGAATATCCCGACAACGGGATCCCCGAATATGTTTCGAACATGCTCCCCCGGGACAAGGCCGAGGCGAATGGCGAGCCCTATCTGCTCGCGCCTGACAATCGCATTGTTCTTCCGGTCGGCCGTCCGATCAAGCTGATCATAACGGGCGCCGATGTGATCCACGCCTTTGCTGTACCGTCGCTTTGGCTGAAGATGGATGCGGTCCCTGGCCGTCTCAACGAAAAGACCGTCACCATTGAGAAGCCCGGCGTTTATTACGGCCAGTGTTCGGAGCTTTGCGGCGCGCGCCATGGCTTCATGCCTATCGCCGTCGAGGCGCTGCCTCCCGCCCAGTTCGACCAATGGGTTCTCTCGCAGGGCGGCAAGCTCCAGGGCGCTGCTGCAGCGGCGACTGCCGCCGCTGCTGCCCCGGCTGCCGCACCCGCCGAAAAGCTTTGA